One Pararhizobium sp. IMCC3301 DNA segment encodes these proteins:
- the odhB gene encoding 2-oxoglutarate dehydrogenase complex dihydrolipoyllysine-residue succinyltransferase — translation MATEIRVPTLGESVTEATIGQWYKKVGDAVNADEPLVELETDKVTVEVPAPSAGVLSEIIAQEGETVEVGALLAALDAGASAAAPAKAAPEPEKTTETKADKKPEVPAKDAPSSDMPPAPSAAKKMAENDLSADEVEGTGKRGQILKEDVMASLDKGIADAMKVSEPTAESKPAPAAEKPRPASPQDDGSREERVRMTKLRQTVARRLKDAQNTAAMLTTFNEVDMTNVMELRKDYKELFEQKHGVKLGFMGFFAKAVIQALKDVPAVNAEIDGTDIIYKNYYHIGVAVGTEKGLVVPVVREADTLSIAEVEKTIGALGKKARDGQLSIADMQGGTFTISNGGVYGSLMSTPILNAPQSGILGMHKIQERPMVVGGKIKIRPMMYLALSYDHRIVDGKEAVTFLVRVKEAIEDPQRLVLDL, via the coding sequence ATGGCAACTGAAATCCGGGTCCCGACACTGGGCGAATCCGTCACCGAAGCCACAATCGGACAGTGGTACAAGAAAGTTGGCGACGCGGTGAATGCCGATGAGCCCCTGGTGGAACTGGAAACCGACAAAGTCACTGTCGAAGTGCCAGCTCCCAGTGCCGGCGTGTTGAGCGAGATCATCGCGCAGGAAGGCGAAACAGTTGAAGTGGGAGCCTTGCTTGCGGCACTTGATGCGGGCGCCTCTGCTGCTGCGCCTGCCAAAGCAGCCCCGGAGCCGGAAAAGACCACTGAAACAAAGGCGGATAAAAAACCGGAGGTGCCCGCAAAGGATGCGCCATCATCGGACATGCCGCCAGCGCCTTCTGCCGCCAAGAAAATGGCGGAAAACGATCTGTCGGCCGATGAGGTCGAAGGCACCGGCAAGCGCGGCCAGATTCTGAAAGAGGATGTGATGGCGTCGCTCGACAAGGGAATTGCCGATGCGATGAAAGTGTCTGAGCCGACTGCGGAATCAAAACCAGCTCCGGCAGCCGAGAAACCACGCCCTGCAAGCCCTCAGGATGATGGGTCCCGCGAAGAACGCGTGCGCATGACAAAATTGCGTCAGACCGTGGCGCGGCGTCTGAAGGATGCGCAGAATACAGCGGCCATGCTGACCACATTCAATGAAGTCGACATGACCAATGTGATGGAGTTGCGCAAAGATTACAAAGAGCTGTTTGAACAGAAACATGGCGTCAAGCTGGGCTTTATGGGGTTTTTCGCCAAGGCGGTCATTCAGGCGCTGAAAGATGTGCCTGCGGTCAATGCCGAGATCGACGGAACCGACATCATCTACAAGAACTACTATCATATCGGCGTCGCGGTCGGCACCGAAAAGGGCCTGGTGGTTCCGGTGGTCCGCGAAGCGGATACGCTGTCAATTGCCGAGGTTGAAAAGACGATTGGCGCGTTGGGCAAGAAGGCCCGGGACGGGCAATTGTCGATTGCGGATATGCAGGGCGGCACATTCACAATTTCAAATGGCGGCGTCTACGGCTCCCTGATGTCGACGCCAATCCTGAATGCGCCGCAATCCGGTATTCTCGGCATGCACAAAATTCAGGAACGGCCGATGGTGGTCGGCGGCAAGATCAAGATTCGCCCGATGATGTATCTGGCACTGTCTTACGATCATCGCATTGTCGACGGCAAGGAAGCTGTAACGTTCCTGGTGCGCGTCAAAGAGGCGATTGAAGATCCGCAACGGCTGGTGCTGGACCTTTAG
- the mdh gene encoding malate dehydrogenase, translating to MARNKIALIGSGQIGGTLAHLIGLKELGDVVMFDIAQGTPEGKALDIAQSSPVDGFDSHLSGTQSYADIAGADVVIVTAGVPRKPGMSRDDLLEINLKVMEQVGAGIKKYAPKAFVICITNPLDAMVWALQKFSGLPKNKVVGMAGVLDSSRFRYFLAEAMNVSVEDVTAFVLGGHGDSMVPLTRYTTVAGIPLPDLVKMGWLEKKQLNEIVQRTRDGGAEIVALLKTGSAFYAPAASAISMAESYLKDKKRVLPCAAALNGEYGVKNMYVGVPAVIGADGIERIVEIDLNKSEQGEFDKSVASVKGLVEACKKIAPALK from the coding sequence ATGGCACGCAATAAAATCGCACTTATCGGCTCCGGACAAATCGGTGGAACACTGGCGCATCTCATCGGCTTGAAAGAGCTGGGCGATGTGGTGATGTTCGACATCGCCCAGGGTACGCCCGAGGGCAAGGCTCTGGACATTGCGCAATCCTCTCCGGTGGACGGATTTGACTCGCATCTGTCTGGAACCCAGTCCTATGCGGATATTGCCGGTGCAGATGTGGTTATTGTAACGGCAGGTGTGCCGCGCAAGCCGGGAATGAGCCGGGATGACCTGCTGGAAATCAATCTCAAAGTGATGGAGCAGGTCGGTGCGGGCATCAAGAAATACGCGCCCAAAGCCTTTGTTATCTGCATCACCAACCCGCTTGATGCGATGGTCTGGGCATTGCAGAAATTCTCCGGACTGCCGAAGAATAAAGTGGTGGGAATGGCCGGTGTTCTGGATTCCTCTCGCTTCCGCTACTTCCTCGCTGAAGCCATGAATGTCTCTGTGGAGGATGTCACAGCCTTTGTGCTGGGCGGGCATGGTGATTCGATGGTGCCACTGACACGCTATACGACAGTTGCCGGCATTCCGCTGCCCGATCTGGTGAAGATGGGCTGGCTGGAGAAAAAGCAACTGAACGAGATTGTGCAGCGGACACGCGATGGCGGTGCCGAGATTGTGGCGCTGCTGAAAACCGGCTCGGCATTTTACGCTCCCGCAGCATCAGCGATTTCCATGGCGGAAAGTTACCTCAAAGACAAGAAACGCGTGCTGCCATGTGCGGCGGCGCTGAATGGGGAATACGGTGTCAAGAATATGTATGTCGGTGTTCCGGCAGTCATCGGTGCGGACGGTATCGAGCGCATTGTCGAAATCGATCTGAACAAGTCCGAACAGGGGGAATTCGACAAGTCGGTTGCCTCGGTCAAGGGGCTTGTTGAAGCCTGCAAGAAGATTGCGCCCGCTCTGAAATAG
- the sucC gene encoding ADP-forming succinate--CoA ligase subunit beta: MNIHEYQAKALLKEYGAPISGGVPIFSADEAEAAARQLGGPLWVVKSQIHAGGRGKGKFKELGPDAKGGVRLAFSLEDVVANAREMLGNTLVTKQTGPAGKLVNRLYIEDGADIERELYLSLLVNRETGKISFVASTEGGMDIEAVAEDTPEKIHTIDVDFDEGVSAAVADRICDALKLDSAARKDGHSLFPILYTAFVEKDMSLLEINPLIVMKDGRLRVLDAKMSFDGNALFRHDDVMALRDTSEEDEKEIEASKYDLAYVALEGDIGCMVNGAGLAMATMDIIKLYGSEPANFLDVGGGATTEKVTAAFKIITADPNVKGILVNIFGGIMRCDVIAEGVVTAVKDVGLQVPLVVRLEGTNVQRGKQIINQSGLNVIAADDLDDAAQKIVKAVKEGA, from the coding sequence ATGAATATCCATGAATATCAGGCCAAGGCGCTGTTGAAAGAATATGGTGCACCGATTTCCGGTGGCGTGCCGATTTTTTCTGCGGATGAAGCAGAAGCAGCTGCCAGACAACTGGGCGGCCCGCTCTGGGTGGTTAAGTCACAGATTCACGCCGGTGGTCGAGGCAAGGGCAAGTTCAAGGAACTCGGCCCCGATGCGAAAGGTGGTGTGCGTCTGGCCTTTTCGCTGGAGGATGTGGTGGCCAATGCCAGGGAAATGCTGGGTAATACGCTGGTGACGAAACAGACCGGTCCTGCCGGCAAGCTGGTCAACAGGCTGTATATCGAAGATGGTGCCGACATTGAGCGGGAATTATATCTGTCACTTCTGGTGAATCGCGAGACCGGCAAGATTTCCTTTGTTGCGTCTACGGAAGGCGGAATGGATATTGAAGCCGTTGCCGAGGATACGCCGGAAAAAATTCATACGATAGATGTGGATTTTGACGAAGGCGTGAGCGCCGCAGTGGCCGACAGAATCTGCGATGCGCTGAAACTTGACAGTGCAGCCCGTAAAGATGGCCATTCGCTGTTTCCAATTCTCTATACCGCCTTTGTCGAGAAGGATATGAGCCTTCTGGAGATCAACCCGCTGATCGTCATGAAAGATGGCCGGCTGCGGGTGCTGGATGCGAAAATGTCGTTCGATGGCAATGCGCTGTTCCGCCACGATGATGTGATGGCTCTGCGCGACACCAGCGAAGAGGACGAAAAGGAAATCGAAGCCTCGAAATATGATCTGGCCTATGTCGCGCTGGAAGGCGATATTGGCTGCATGGTCAATGGTGCGGGTCTGGCGATGGCAACCATGGACATCATCAAACTCTATGGCTCTGAGCCTGCCAACTTCCTTGACGTTGGTGGCGGCGCGACCACGGAGAAGGTCACCGCCGCTTTCAAGATCATCACTGCCGATCCCAATGTGAAGGGTATCCTGGTGAATATCTTCGGCGGCATCATGCGCTGCGACGTGATTGCTGAAGGTGTTGTCACTGCGGTCAAGGATGTCGGTCTGCAGGTCCCCCTGGTGGTGCGGCTGGAAGGCACCAATGTGCAGCGCGGCAAGCAGATCATCAATCAATCCGGCCTCAATGTCATTGCGGCAGACGATCTGGATGATGCAGCACAGAAGATCGTCAAAGCAGTGAAGGAGGGCGCGTAA
- the zapE gene encoding cell division protein ZapE, translated as MSQAIQTRYQRLVEAGSIERDPAQILLIERFTALNEALKKQELASKKSALGWLFAKSAPKTSPPGLYIWGGVGRGKTMLMDLFFEESPLRQKKRFHFHAFMADVHERIHEQRRRIKQDKTRNGDPIPPVADAISENMKLLCFDEFYVVDIADAMILGRLFDRFFENGVTLVATSNVEPDALYPDGLNRELFLPFIKLLKRHVDVVELVARTDFRLEKLSRAQTYFTPLDAAARAGLDRAWAELTGSKAAGEPAKIEMKGRHVVIPHTAQGVARASFDELCNKPLSAADYLAIAQRYHTVILDDIPRLSRESANPARRFINLIDALYNYRVKLLASAAAAPDRLYSANSGNELFAFDRTVSRLIEMQSADYLAEPHGLVADSAAA; from the coding sequence ATGTCGCAAGCCATTCAAACGCGTTATCAGCGGCTTGTCGAAGCCGGAAGCATTGAGCGTGATCCGGCGCAGATACTGCTGATTGAACGATTTACAGCGTTGAACGAGGCGCTGAAGAAACAGGAACTGGCTTCTAAGAAAAGCGCGCTGGGTTGGCTGTTTGCCAAATCGGCACCGAAAACTTCGCCCCCCGGGCTTTACATCTGGGGCGGGGTCGGTCGTGGCAAGACAATGCTGATGGACCTGTTTTTCGAAGAATCTCCGCTGCGGCAGAAAAAGCGATTTCATTTTCATGCGTTTATGGCGGATGTGCATGAGCGGATCCACGAACAGCGCCGCCGCATCAAGCAGGATAAGACAAGGAACGGGGATCCGATTCCGCCAGTCGCGGATGCCATATCGGAAAATATGAAACTGCTGTGTTTCGATGAATTTTATGTGGTGGATATTGCCGACGCGATGATTCTGGGCCGGCTGTTCGACCGATTTTTCGAAAACGGAGTGACGCTGGTTGCCACGTCAAATGTGGAACCGGACGCGCTGTATCCTGATGGTCTGAACAGAGAGCTGTTTCTGCCTTTCATCAAATTGCTGAAGCGCCATGTTGATGTGGTCGAACTGGTTGCGCGGACAGATTTCCGCCTTGAAAAACTAAGCCGGGCACAGACCTATTTCACTCCGCTTGACGCTGCGGCCCGCGCCGGACTGGACCGGGCATGGGCAGAGCTAACCGGCAGCAAGGCAGCGGGCGAGCCAGCAAAAATTGAAATGAAGGGGCGGCATGTCGTGATCCCGCACACCGCACAGGGCGTGGCGCGCGCATCGTTTGACGAATTGTGCAACAAGCCGCTCAGTGCGGCAGACTATCTGGCCATTGCGCAGCGCTACCACACCGTCATTCTGGATGACATTCCCCGCCTGTCCCGGGAATCGGCCAATCCGGCAAGACGATTCATCAATCTGATCGATGCTCTGTATAATTACCGGGTCAAGCTGCTGGCATCTGCAGCGGCTGCGCCGGACCGGCTGTACAGCGCAAATTCGGGCAATGAATTATTCGCCTTTGACCGTACCGTGTCGCGTTTGATTGAAATGCAATCGGCAGATTATCTGGCCGAGCCTCATGGACTGGTAGCGGATTCTGCAGCCGCCTGA
- the sucD gene encoding succinate--CoA ligase subunit alpha: MSILVDKNTKIIVQGMTGKTGTFHTEQALAYHGTQMVGGVHPKKGGQRWTAGEGAGPAAGKELPIFATVAEAKQATGADASVIYVPPAGAAAAIIEAIDADIPFITCITEGIPVIDMVKVKARLAGSNSRLLGPNCPGVMTPDECKIGIMPGNIFKKGNVGIVSRSGTLTYEAVFQTTNEGLGQTTAVGIGGDPVKGTEFIDILEMFLADDETRSIIMIGEIGGSAEEDAARFLADEAKKGRSKPTVGFIAGRTAPPGRTMGHAGAVISGGKGGAEDKIAALEEAGIRVSPSPAKLGKTLVELLNG, from the coding sequence ATGTCCATTCTGGTCGACAAGAATACCAAGATCATCGTTCAGGGCATGACCGGCAAGACCGGCACCTTCCACACCGAACAGGCTCTGGCCTATCACGGCACCCAGATGGTTGGTGGCGTTCATCCCAAAAAGGGTGGTCAGCGCTGGACCGCCGGCGAGGGCGCTGGACCTGCCGCCGGTAAAGAGCTGCCGATTTTTGCGACTGTCGCTGAAGCCAAACAGGCAACCGGCGCTGATGCATCGGTGATTTATGTGCCGCCAGCAGGCGCGGCAGCGGCCATCATTGAGGCCATTGATGCCGATATTCCGTTCATCACCTGTATTACAGAAGGCATACCGGTGATTGATATGGTGAAGGTCAAGGCACGGCTGGCAGGTTCCAATTCGCGGCTGCTGGGGCCGAACTGCCCCGGCGTCATGACCCCTGACGAATGCAAGATCGGCATCATGCCGGGCAACATCTTCAAGAAAGGCAATGTCGGGATCGTCTCGCGGTCCGGAACACTGACTTATGAAGCTGTGTTCCAGACCACCAATGAGGGCCTTGGCCAGACCACCGCAGTGGGAATTGGCGGCGATCCGGTGAAGGGTACGGAATTCATTGATATCCTGGAGATGTTCCTTGCCGATGATGAAACTCGATCAATTATCATGATCGGCGAAATTGGCGGATCGGCTGAAGAAGACGCGGCGCGGTTCCTGGCTGATGAAGCCAAAAAGGGACGGTCAAAACCGACAGTCGGATTTATTGCCGGGCGGACTGCGCCTCCGGGTCGCACCATGGGCCACGCAGGCGCTGTGATTTCCGGCGGCAAGGGCGGCGCTGAAGACAAGATCGCGGCGCTGGAAGAGGCCGGCATCCGTGTCTCGCCATCGCCTGCCAAACTTGGCAAAACGCTGGTTGAATTGCTTAACGGATGA
- a CDS encoding SDR family oxidoreductase has protein sequence MSGLLLVTGGSRGIGAAVAVAAAKAGFDVCLTYRADHEAAAAVVKAVEAASRRGFAIQADAAVEEDTLKVFSQIDQSGLRLTALINNAGIVDTASPLADMSGQRLQRMMQVNVIGPMIYAREAVRRMSTDAGGAGGCIVNLSSLAAKLGGSHQYVDYAASKGAIDTLTVGLAVEVAAQGIRVNAVRPGIIDTGIHASGGQPDRVAQMRGAVPMQREGTAQEVAATILFLISEQASYVTGAILDVSGGR, from the coding sequence ATGTCCGGTCTCCTTCTGGTCACAGGCGGCAGTCGCGGCATTGGTGCCGCGGTTGCGGTTGCGGCGGCAAAGGCAGGTTTTGATGTCTGCCTGACTTACCGGGCTGACCACGAAGCGGCAGCCGCTGTTGTCAAAGCAGTTGAGGCTGCGTCACGGCGTGGCTTTGCCATTCAGGCCGATGCCGCGGTCGAAGAGGATACCCTGAAGGTTTTCTCACAGATCGATCAGTCGGGTCTGAGATTGACGGCGCTGATCAACAATGCCGGCATTGTCGATACGGCCTCCCCTCTGGCGGATATGTCGGGCCAGCGGCTGCAGCGGATGATGCAGGTTAATGTCATCGGCCCGATGATCTATGCCAGAGAGGCCGTGCGGCGGATGTCAACCGATGCTGGCGGGGCCGGCGGATGCATCGTCAATCTGTCCTCGCTGGCGGCCAAACTGGGTGGCTCGCATCAATATGTCGATTATGCTGCTTCCAAAGGGGCAATTGATACGCTGACTGTTGGCCTTGCGGTTGAAGTGGCGGCACAAGGTATCCGGGTCAATGCGGTGCGACCGGGGATCATCGATACCGGTATTCATGCCAGCGGCGGCCAGCCGGATCGGGTGGCGCAAATGCGTGGTGCTGTGCCGATGCAGCGCGAGGGAACGGCACAGGAAGTTGCCGCGACGATTTTATTTCTGATTTCGGAACAGGCATCCTATGTGACGGGTGCAATTCTGGATGTGTCTGGTGGGCGCTAG
- a CDS encoding 2-oxoglutarate dehydrogenase E1 component — MAREEANEIFAGTSFLYGGNATYIDEMYARYQADPGSVDAQWNEFFAKLNDAPQDIEANARGASWKRADWPVRANGEWVSALDSDWGEVPPETVTKAVGGKISERASKNGVDLSDAQVHSATRDSVRAIMMIRAYRMRGHLHADLDPLGLAEEKDHEELHPSSYGFSEADYDRKIFLDHVLGLEFATIPEMLQILRRTYCSTMAVEFMHISDPEEKGWIQARIEGPDKQVSFTPEGKKAIFNKLVEAEGFEKFIDVKYTGTKRFGLDGGESLVPALEQIIKRGGQLGVKEIVLGMAHRGRLNVLAQVMAKPHRAIFHEFKGGSFTPEDVEGSGDVKYHLGASSDREFDDNNVHLSLTANPSHLEIVDPVVLGKSRAKQDTVYDGDRSAVLPLLLHGDAAFAGQGVIAECFGLSGLKGHRTGGSVHFIINNQIGFTTDPRLSRSSPYPSDVAKMIEAPIFHVNGDDPEAVVYAAKVAIEFRQKFGKPVVIDMFCYRRFGHNEGDEPAFTQPIMYKKIRSHPTTLEIYGEKLLAEGLLSQSDLDAQKAAWRAHLDEEFEIGNSFKPNKADWLDGAWSGLSRPDVADEKRLGETGYDLENLREIGKRLADTPEDFNIHKTIKRFMNNRAKMMENGDGIDWAMAEALAFGTLVEEGHRVRLSGQDCERGTFSQRHSVLYDQETEERYIPLNHVSEGQAKFDIINSMLSEEAVLAYEYGYSLAEPNGLTLWEAQFGDFVNGAQVVIDQFLSAGERKWLRMCGLVMLLPHGYEGQGPEHSSARPERFLQACAEDNMQVANCTTPANYYHILRRQLKRNFRKPLILMTPKSLLRHKRAQSTLEEMGPQSAFHRLLWDDAEYLPDEKIKLAPDDKIRRVVMCTGKVYYDLYEEREERGTDDVYLLRLEQLYPFPAKALVTELSRFREAEMVWCQEEPKNQGAWSFAESYIEWVLNHIGAASLRPIYVGRAASAATATGLMSKHLAQRAEFLDQALS; from the coding sequence ATGGCTCGTGAAGAGGCGAACGAAATTTTTGCCGGAACGTCATTTCTGTATGGTGGCAACGCCACATATATTGATGAAATGTATGCCCGCTATCAGGCTGATCCCGGTTCGGTTGACGCGCAGTGGAACGAGTTTTTCGCCAAGCTGAATGATGCGCCTCAGGACATTGAAGCCAACGCCCGCGGCGCTTCATGGAAACGGGCCGACTGGCCGGTCAGGGCCAATGGAGAATGGGTCTCGGCGCTCGACAGCGACTGGGGTGAAGTGCCGCCGGAAACGGTGACGAAAGCTGTCGGCGGGAAAATCTCCGAACGGGCGAGCAAAAATGGGGTCGATCTGTCCGATGCCCAAGTCCACAGCGCAACCCGGGATTCAGTGCGCGCGATCATGATGATCCGGGCTTACCGGATGCGCGGCCACCTGCATGCCGATCTGGATCCGCTGGGCCTTGCCGAGGAAAAGGATCATGAGGAGCTGCATCCCTCCTCTTACGGTTTCAGTGAAGCGGATTATGACCGCAAGATTTTCCTCGATCATGTGCTCGGGCTGGAATTCGCCACGATTCCCGAAATGCTGCAAATTCTGCGCCGAACCTATTGTTCGACCATGGCTGTGGAATTCATGCATATTTCCGATCCTGAGGAAAAGGGCTGGATTCAGGCGCGTATCGAAGGTCCGGACAAGCAGGTATCGTTTACGCCTGAAGGCAAGAAGGCGATCTTCAACAAACTTGTCGAAGCCGAGGGCTTTGAGAAATTCATTGACGTTAAATATACCGGTACAAAACGCTTTGGTCTGGATGGTGGAGAATCGCTTGTTCCGGCGCTGGAACAGATCATCAAGCGCGGCGGCCAGCTGGGCGTCAAAGAAATTGTGCTGGGCATGGCCCATCGCGGCCGGTTGAATGTGCTGGCCCAGGTGATGGCTAAGCCGCACCGGGCTATTTTTCATGAATTCAAGGGTGGCTCCTTCACCCCCGAAGATGTCGAGGGCTCGGGCGATGTAAAATATCATCTGGGCGCATCTTCCGACCGGGAATTCGATGACAATAATGTGCATCTGTCGCTGACCGCCAACCCCTCGCATCTGGAAATCGTCGATCCTGTGGTGCTGGGCAAGTCGCGCGCCAAGCAGGATACCGTGTATGATGGTGACCGGTCTGCCGTGCTGCCTTTGCTGCTGCATGGCGATGCGGCCTTTGCCGGTCAGGGTGTGATTGCGGAATGTTTCGGATTGTCCGGGTTGAAAGGCCACCGCACCGGTGGCTCGGTGCATTTTATCATCAACAATCAGATCGGCTTTACCACCGATCCGCGGCTGTCGCGGTCTTCGCCCTATCCTTCCGATGTGGCGAAGATGATCGAAGCGCCTATTTTCCACGTCAATGGCGATGATCCGGAAGCGGTTGTCTATGCCGCCAAGGTTGCCATCGAGTTCCGCCAGAAATTCGGCAAGCCGGTGGTCATCGACATGTTCTGTTACCGCCGGTTTGGCCACAATGAGGGCGATGAGCCGGCGTTTACGCAGCCCATCATGTACAAGAAAATTCGCAGCCATCCGACGACGCTGGAAATCTACGGCGAGAAACTGCTGGCCGAAGGGCTTTTGTCGCAGAGTGATCTTGATGCGCAAAAGGCGGCGTGGCGCGCCCATCTGGATGAAGAATTTGAAATCGGCAATTCCTTCAAGCCGAACAAGGCGGATTGGCTCGATGGCGCATGGTCGGGCCTGAGCAGGCCTGACGTTGCAGATGAAAAACGCCTCGGTGAAACTGGCTATGATCTTGAAAATTTAAGAGAAATCGGCAAACGTCTGGCCGATACTCCAGAGGATTTCAACATTCATAAAACCATCAAGCGGTTTATGAACAACCGTGCGAAGATGATGGAAAATGGCGATGGAATCGATTGGGCGATGGCCGAAGCCCTGGCCTTTGGCACGCTTGTCGAGGAGGGCCACAGGGTCCGACTGTCGGGTCAGGATTGTGAGCGGGGAACCTTCTCCCAGCGTCATTCCGTGCTGTATGATCAGGAAACCGAGGAGCGCTACATCCCGCTCAATCACGTCTCTGAAGGTCAGGCGAAATTTGATATCATCAATTCGATGCTGTCAGAAGAAGCGGTGCTGGCTTACGAATATGGTTATTCGCTGGCCGAGCCGAATGGTCTGACCCTGTGGGAAGCCCAGTTCGGCGATTTCGTCAATGGTGCTCAGGTGGTGATCGACCAGTTCCTGTCGGCGGGCGAGCGCAAATGGCTGCGCATGTGCGGGTTGGTGATGTTGCTGCCGCATGGCTATGAAGGCCAGGGTCCGGAGCATTCCTCGGCCCGCCCGGAACGTTTTCTGCAGGCTTGTGCGGAAGACAATATGCAGGTCGCAAATTGTACGACGCCGGCAAATTATTACCATATTCTGCGGCGCCAGTTAAAGCGCAATTTCCGCAAGCCGCTGATCCTGATGACACCGAAATCCCTGCTGCGTCACAAACGGGCGCAATCCACGCTGGAGGAAATGGGGCCGCAGTCGGCGTTTCACCGGCTGCTCTGGGACGATGCTGAATATCTGCCGGACGAGAAAATCAAGCTTGCGCCCGACGACAAGATTCGCCGCGTCGTGATGTGTACCGGCAAGGTCTATTACGATCTGTATGAAGAACGCGAGGAGCGCGGCACAGATGATGTCTATCTGCTGCGGCTGGAGCAACTTTATCCGTTTCCTGCCAAAGCGCTGGTGACTGAATTGTCACGCTTCAGGGAGGCTGAGATGGTGTGGTGTCAGGAAGAGCCGAAAAATCAGGGTGCCTGGAGCTTCGCGGAAAGCTATATCGAATGGGTTCTGAACCATATTGGTGCCGCCTCGCTACGCCCTATCTATGTCGGACGCGCGGCCTCGGCGGCGACGGCAACAGGGCTTATGTCAAAGCATCTGGCACAACGGGCTGAATTCCTCGATCAGGCCCTGTCCTGA
- a CDS encoding protease inhibitor Inh/omp19 family protein has translation MSGQNLEAATVKSARCSANTGNKRALFTGPGFVKSAAVRSGLVVLAATFLLAACQTRLPNPFSGASKGRVQTGELPPLASSDSMNSGQAFDPNAQAPMMAQPSPEPFDAGEATNSASAQLQTPTADHTVQSAAPLTQPVQPAASSVQLSRADMLGAWQLAAASDNCQLFMTLTTWTGGYRATTKGCSSTELSNITAWDLENNRVVLVGATGTQVASLVSAGGNRFSGQTNSGAQVSVSR, from the coding sequence ATGTCCGGACAGAATTTGGAAGCTGCGACTGTCAAATCCGCCAGGTGCTCCGCTAATACCGGAAACAAACGGGCCTTGTTTACCGGCCCGGGATTCGTGAAGAGTGCCGCTGTGCGAAGCGGTCTTGTCGTTCTGGCAGCCACCTTTCTGCTTGCGGCCTGTCAGACGCGCCTGCCCAATCCGTTTTCAGGGGCGTCAAAGGGACGGGTTCAAACCGGTGAACTTCCGCCGCTTGCCTCCTCTGATAGCATGAACTCGGGACAGGCATTCGATCCAAATGCGCAGGCGCCGATGATGGCCCAGCCGAGTCCTGAACCGTTCGATGCCGGAGAAGCGACCAACTCTGCGTCCGCGCAACTGCAGACGCCGACAGCCGATCATACGGTTCAGTCTGCCGCACCGTTGACACAGCCGGTACAACCAGCAGCCTCCAGCGTGCAGTTGAGCCGGGCAGATATGCTGGGCGCGTGGCAGTTGGCAGCCGCATCGGATAATTGCCAATTGTTCATGACGCTGACGACGTGGACCGGCGGTTATCGAGCGACCACAAAAGGCTGCTCCTCGACGGAATTATCAAATATCACGGCGTGGGATCTGGAAAATAATCGGGTTGTCCTGGTCGGCGCGACCGGGACACAGGTCGCCTCTCTGGTGTCGGCAGGCGGAAACCGCTTTTCCGGCCAGACTAATAGCGGCGCTCAGGTGTCCGTCAGCCGTTAA